In the genome of Mucilaginibacter defluvii, one region contains:
- a CDS encoding DUF4129 domain-containing protein → MRIKALAYWLFGLFMLISVFTFAQKGKKKPVVMPRDSSAVQVRQFSDEAINTYSQSDDFKYVDPQTKQELSLWNLFVAWVLNMLAAEVGRSPLLLVILKYLILGLIAAGVIFLVLKAIGIDVGMFLRKGAKKTSLPYVESLENIHEINFDDELDEAVSNRNYRLAVRLLYLKCLKQLSDKGLIQWQIDKTNKAYYYELAQKPQRDAFGSLTRRFEYVWYGNFHIDEQAYNDIDQLFSKFREQL, encoded by the coding sequence ATGCGGATAAAAGCGCTGGCATATTGGCTGTTCGGCCTGTTCATGTTGATATCGGTTTTTACTTTCGCCCAAAAAGGCAAAAAGAAGCCGGTGGTAATGCCGCGCGACAGTTCTGCCGTGCAGGTAAGGCAATTCAGCGATGAAGCCATCAATACTTACAGCCAAAGTGATGACTTTAAGTACGTAGATCCTCAAACCAAGCAAGAACTATCGTTATGGAATCTGTTTGTGGCCTGGGTGTTGAACATGCTTGCGGCCGAGGTTGGTCGTTCACCCCTATTGCTGGTAATCCTTAAATATTTGATATTGGGACTTATAGCTGCCGGTGTAATATTCCTCGTATTAAAAGCTATTGGCATTGATGTGGGTATGTTTTTGCGTAAAGGCGCAAAAAAAACGTCGCTGCCTTACGTTGAATCACTGGAAAACATACACGAAATTAATTTTGACGATGAGTTGGACGAAGCCGTTAGTAACCGCAACTACCGTCTTGCAGTGCGTTTACTGTATCTCAAATGCCTGAAGCAATTAAGCGATAAAGGGCTTATACAATGGCAGATAGACAAAACGAACAAAGCATATTATTATGAGCTTGCGCAAAAACCGCAGCGCGATGCCTTTGGCTCGTTAACCCGCCGTTTTGAGTACGTATGGTATGGTAATTTCCATATCGACGAGCAGGCGTATAACGATATTGACCAGTTATTCAGTAAATTCAGGGAGCAGCTTTAA
- a CDS encoding glycerophosphoryl diester phosphodiesterase membrane domain-containing protein — MKPHFELRRVRDFGETISDTFTFIRENFKALIKPLLVICGFFIVINTITLANLYAGMTEAKMQETSRPSNVFASQYGDNYFINLLINYTSLFLFATSIFIVTYCYIAVYKDKTDGEKPTLVEVWGYFKYYFFRSIGSYFVVTLLSIAGCFLCLLPGVYLFVVFGLILPIIIMENGSFGHAFNKCFQLIKGNWWMTFGIIFVISLIISFSGAIVSVPMGIVIAAKTLLQLDFLMYPILLVLSLLLSLIYLSYSLMAIAMSLCYFSFEEQKEGTGILSRINTLGEKGPDTTHQPEEEY; from the coding sequence ATGAAACCTCATTTTGAATTACGCCGCGTACGCGACTTTGGCGAAACCATAAGCGATACGTTTACCTTCATCCGCGAAAATTTTAAGGCACTGATAAAACCGCTGCTGGTTATTTGCGGCTTTTTTATAGTGATCAACACCATCACCCTGGCCAATTTATACGCAGGTATGACCGAGGCAAAGATGCAGGAGACATCACGCCCCAGCAACGTTTTTGCAAGCCAATATGGCGACAACTATTTTATAAACCTGCTTATAAACTATACCAGCCTGTTTTTATTTGCAACAAGCATTTTTATAGTTACTTATTGCTATATAGCGGTTTATAAAGATAAAACCGATGGCGAAAAACCTACTTTAGTTGAGGTTTGGGGTTATTTTAAATATTACTTCTTCCGCTCGATAGGCTCGTACTTTGTAGTTACCTTGCTCAGCATAGCCGGTTGCTTTTTATGCCTTTTACCCGGCGTATACTTGTTCGTTGTATTCGGTTTAATACTGCCCATCATCATTATGGAGAACGGATCGTTCGGCCATGCCTTTAACAAGTGTTTTCAGTTGATAAAAGGCAATTGGTGGATGACATTTGGAATCATTTTCGTGATATCGTTAATTATCAGTTTCAGCGGCGCTATAGTAAGTGTGCCGATGGGTATTGTTATCGCGGCAAAAACGTTATTACAGCTCGACTTTTTAATGTACCCTATACTTTTGGTACTCTCATTATTATTGAGCCTGATTTATCTTTCTTACTCGTTAATGGCTATCGCTATGTCCTTATGTTATTTCAGTTTTGAGGAGCAAAAAGAAGGCACAGGCATTTTAAGCCGCATTAATACACTTGGTGAGAAAGGTCCGGACACCACCCATCAGCCTGAAGAGGAATATTAA
- a CDS encoding stage II sporulation protein M, whose translation MREALFIKQNSERWKQYELNKSKDPDELADSFISITDDLAYAKTFYPNSKTTQYLNGLASGFHQSIYRNKKEKTNRFVTFWQTELPLIFYKHRRQLLYSFAFFMAFCLIGMLSAMYDDTFVRLILGNDYVNMTNDNIAKGDPFGVYKFGSSGWMFAAIAANNIFVELRMYALGILCSVGTVYNLMQNGLMLGSFQYYFFSKGLGLQSVLVIWIHGTLEISALVLSGAAGLIMGNSLLFPKTYKRLVSLKRGALDGLKIAIGIVPIFLVAAFLEGYVTRHTEMPMAASVAILATSFTFIIWYVLLYPAMLNRKLNLLQTDIDETSF comes from the coding sequence ATGCGTGAGGCCCTGTTTATAAAACAAAATTCGGAGCGCTGGAAACAGTACGAGCTCAACAAGAGCAAAGATCCTGATGAACTGGCTGACAGCTTTATAAGCATCACCGATGACTTGGCTTACGCCAAAACTTTCTATCCAAACTCAAAAACCACACAGTACCTGAACGGGCTTGCATCGGGATTTCACCAATCCATTTATCGCAACAAAAAAGAGAAAACCAACCGTTTTGTAACGTTTTGGCAAACCGAGCTGCCCTTGATTTTCTATAAACACCGCCGGCAGTTGCTATACTCGTTCGCTTTTTTTATGGCATTTTGCCTTATCGGTATGTTATCGGCCATGTATGACGATACCTTCGTGCGCCTTATTTTGGGCAACGACTACGTGAACATGACTAATGATAACATTGCCAAAGGCGACCCGTTCGGCGTGTATAAATTTGGCAGTTCGGGCTGGATGTTTGCCGCCATTGCAGCCAACAATATTTTTGTTGAACTACGCATGTATGCACTGGGCATACTTTGCTCGGTGGGTACCGTATATAACCTGATGCAAAACGGCCTGATGCTGGGCTCATTCCAATACTACTTCTTCAGTAAAGGGTTGGGGCTGCAATCCGTACTGGTAATATGGATACATGGCACGCTCGAAATTTCTGCACTGGTACTTTCAGGCGCGGCAGGGTTGATTATGGGCAACAGCCTGCTTTTCCCTAAAACTTACAAACGCCTGGTATCGCTTAAACGCGGTGCGCTTGATGGCCTTAAGATAGCCATCGGCATAGTACCTATATTTTTGGTGGCCGCTTTTTTAGAGGGTTATGTAACCCGCCATACCGAAATGCCCATGGCCGCCAGTGTTGCTATACTGGCCACCTCGTTCACCTTTATTATATGGTATGTGTTGCTGTACCCGGCAATGCTGAACAGAAAGCTTAATTTGTTACAAACTGATATTGATGAAACCTCATTTTGA
- a CDS encoding RDD family protein, which yields MQTVTIQTTQNVGIDYEIAGVGDRVLARMIDYGIFIALAIAGGIIMTSGGFGDSIMGWYFIVIGTIFVLYDLICEVFFNGQSLGKRVMKIRVISLNGKRPTFGQYLIRWLFRIVDFMITGVIGLICAAVTKNVQRVGDIVAGTTLIRTKPRTTIDNLVFTPTVDTYEPVFKEAAQLTDRDIALVNEVIHTYFKTGNATLIYNMAGKIKQHLAVNPPETMNDLLFLQTIVKDYSHMVTINAQLTNS from the coding sequence ATGCAAACCGTTACCATACAAACCACACAAAATGTAGGCATTGATTATGAAATAGCCGGCGTAGGCGACCGCGTTCTGGCCCGCATGATTGACTACGGTATTTTCATTGCATTAGCAATAGCAGGCGGTATAATCATGACCAGTGGTGGATTTGGTGATAGTATCATGGGATGGTACTTTATAGTTATCGGTACCATCTTTGTTTTGTACGATTTGATTTGCGAAGTGTTCTTTAATGGGCAAAGCCTGGGCAAGCGGGTAATGAAGATCCGGGTGATCAGTTTGAACGGAAAACGCCCAACCTTCGGACAGTATCTCATACGCTGGCTGTTCCGGATAGTTGATTTTATGATAACCGGGGTAATTGGCCTGATATGCGCCGCCGTAACAAAAAATGTGCAGCGCGTAGGCGATATTGTAGCCGGAACCACCCTTATACGTACCAAGCCGCGCACTACTATTGATAACCTGGTGTTTACACCTACGGTTGATACTTATGAGCCGGTATTTAAGGAAGCAGCGCAGTTAACAGATAGAGACATTGCTTTAGTTAACGAGGTAATACATACTTATTTTAAAACAGGTAATGCAACGTTAATATATAATATGGCCGGAAAAATAAAGCAGCATCTCGCTGTAAATCCGCCTGAGACGATGAACGATCTGCTTTTTTTGCAAACCATAGTTAAGGATTATAGCCACATGGTAACCATTAATGCGCAGCTGACAAATAGCTAA
- a CDS encoding DUF2752 domain-containing protein encodes MITTTSNKILTAITIAIVMAVAFIYYIFDPLRFNLFPKCPFYLLTGFDCPGCGSQRALHALLHGEIVKACDFNLLLVLSLPMLFIHMLFKVSSYISGKPKQWHLLYHPKTPIIFFAITTLFWIMRNINAIPFSYLSAAH; translated from the coding sequence GTGATTACCACAACTTCAAATAAAATACTTACAGCCATAACAATAGCTATTGTTATGGCTGTGGCTTTTATATACTATATTTTTGATCCATTGCGGTTCAACCTATTTCCAAAATGTCCTTTTTATCTGTTAACCGGGTTTGATTGCCCGGGTTGTGGTTCTCAGCGCGCTTTACATGCATTGTTGCACGGTGAAATTGTCAAGGCTTGTGATTTTAACCTATTATTGGTATTAAGTTTACCGATGTTGTTTATTCACATGCTGTTTAAGGTTAGCTCTTATATTTCAGGCAAACCTAAACAATGGCACCTGCTTTATCACCCTAAAACACCTATTATCTTTTTTGCCATTACTACCCTCTTTTGGATCATGCGAAATATCAACGCTATACCTTTTAGCTATTTGTCAGCTGCGCATTAA
- a CDS encoding CD225/dispanin family protein: protein MEPNSPFGQSPGFGQTPGLRPKNWLVESILATIFCCIPLGIVAIVNAASVNNRFDAGDYIGAENASKQAGKWTKISFWVGIVFWILYILFFVVLGFSGAFLSRP from the coding sequence ATGGAACCTAACTCACCATTCGGTCAATCGCCGGGTTTTGGTCAGACACCGGGCTTAAGGCCGAAGAACTGGCTGGTTGAATCAATTTTAGCAACCATATTTTGCTGTATTCCATTGGGGATAGTTGCTATTGTTAATGCCGCATCTGTAAATAATCGTTTTGATGCCGGAGATTACATAGGTGCTGAAAACGCATCTAAACAAGCAGGCAAATGGACTAAGATCTCTTTTTGGGTTGGTATCGTGTTCTGGATATTATATATTTTGTTCTTTGTCGTGTTAGGCTTCAGCGGCGCTTTTTTGAGCAGACCATAA